One genomic segment of Mangifera indica cultivar Alphonso chromosome 6, CATAS_Mindica_2.1, whole genome shotgun sequence includes these proteins:
- the LOC123218191 gene encoding biotin carboxyl carrier protein of acetyl-CoA carboxylase translates to MASCSLGAPNVKFLSVNLRIARAGDLQPQYDVRKWMGQKQLQYTGLTISRPVEKAFTVCCGLETESKRSVDDDYGETKSSGLTSQLIPNSSEVKSLVRDICDTTSVAEFELKLNGFRLYVKRDLKGNSVPPPPLSAAPVSINTTVEAPDSNGSVPSPSPATTKPVLSLERVQTLPDKAADEGLMILQSPKVGFFRRSRTIKGKRAPPSCKEKQIVKEGQVLCYIEQLGGEIPIESDVSGEVIKILREDGEPVGYGDALIAILPSFPGIKKLQ, encoded by the exons GTAGCTTGGGAGCTCCAAATGTTAAATTCCTTAGCGTGAACCTTCGTATAGCAAGAGCTGGTGATTTACAACCACAATATGATGTAAGGAAATGGATGGGACAGAAACAACTACAATATACAGGTCTGACAATATCACGGCCAGTGGAAAAAGCATTCACTGTGTGTTGTGGTTTGGAAACTGAGT CTAAAAGAAGTGTTGACGATGATTATGGAGAGACAAAGTCATCTGGTTTGACAAGCCAACTCATTCCAAATTCATCAGAG GTGAAATCTCTTGTCAGAGATATATGTGATACAACTTCAGTTGCTGAATTTGAACTGAAA CTCAATGGCTTTAGGCTCTATGTGAAAAGGGACTTGAAAGGGAACAGTGTACCTCCACCTCCTTTGAGTGCTGCTCCTGTCAGCATAAATACAACTGTTGAGGCACCTGATTCAAATGGGTCTGTTCCTTCTCCATCTCCAGCTACTACAAAACCTGTGCTGTCTTTAGAGAGGGTTCAGACATTGCCTGATAAAGCTGCTGATGAAGGCTTGATGATACTTCAGTCTCCGAAG GTGGGGTTTTTCCGGAGATCTCGAACCATAAAAGGGAAGCGTGCACCACCCTCATGTAAAGAG AAGCAAATAGTAAAGGAGGGTCAAGTGCTGTGCTATATTGAACAACTTGGTGGTGAAATTCCAATTGAG tCGGATGTGTCTGGTGAAGTGATCAAAATCCTAAGAGAGGATGGGG AGCCTGTTGGATATGGTGATGCTCTTATTGCGATTCTCCCTTCATTTCCTGGGATAAAGAAACTTCAGTAG
- the LOC123219612 gene encoding probable polygalacturonase At1g80170 isoform X2, with product MEPGLPKFFPCSKCVRVVILVLVCFSLSFACTEGFDSLLELPRSGSNRTRPRSKRVLFVGDFGARGDGLYDDTEAFEIVWKLACSFSSRTRIVIPAGYTSLIHPIDFCGPCKSKVTLVPCRHAPTAVTFHKCKNLRVKNLRIVNSQQMHISFSSCLRVVTSLLKVIAPAMSPNTDGIHITASHRVQVKKCIVRTGDDCVSIVSNSSRIQIENIVCGPGHGISIGSLGKYNSCSQIQDVTVDGAFISNTENGLRIKTWQGGSGFAADIKFRNVLMKNVSNPIIIDQYYCDSSTPCANQTSAVKMDNISFENIKGTSATKDAIIFACSNDVPCEGLYLKDIQLVSQSSGVTSSFCWNACGSSAGLVFPPACFTCTDGLIQQYVSSSYALTTEGFIQQNVSFNYAFQSF from the exons ATGGAACCTGGACTTCCAAAGTTTTTTCCGTGTTCAAAATGTGTTAGAGTTGTCATTCTTGTGCTTGTATGTTTCTCTCTGAGTTTTGCGTGTACGGAAGGTTTTGACTCTTTGTTGGAGCTCCCACGTTCTGGCTCAAATAGAACCCGACCCAGATCGAAAAGGGTCCTTTTTGTTGGTGATTTTGGTGCTAGAGGAGATGGTCTCTATGATGATACTGAG gcttttgaaattgtttgGAAGCTAGCTTGTTCCTTTTCGTCGCGAACACGAATTGTAATTCCAGCTGGATATACTTCTCTGATCCATCCTATAGACTTCTGTGGGCCATGCAAATCAAAAGTCACTTTAGTG CCATGTCGACATGCTCCAACG GCTGTTACTTTCCACAAGTGCAAGAATTTGAGAGTCAAGAATCTTAGAATTGTCAATAGCCAACAAATGCACATTTCGTTTAGTAGCTGTCTTCGGGTTGTGACTTCCCTACTCAAAGTGATAGCGCCTGCTATGAGCCCCAACACAGATGGAATCCACATTACGGCATCACATCGTGTTCAAGTCAAAAAGTGCATTGTAAGAACAG GAGATGACTGTGTCTCTATAGTCAGCAATTCTTCACGAATCCAAATAGAAAATATTGTCTGTGGACCAGGCCATGGCATAAG CATTGGAAGCTTGGGAAAATACAACTCATGTTCACAAATTCAAGATGTAACAGTTGATGGAGCATTTATTTCTAACACTGAGAATGGGTTGCGAATTAAAACATGGCAG GGAGGTAGTGGCTTTGCCGCTGACATTAAGTTCCGGAATGTGTTGATGAAAAACGTATCAAATCCAATTATAATAGACCAATACTATTGTGATTCTTCGACACCATGTGCAAACCAG ACTTCGGCTGTTAAGATGGATAACATATCCTTTGAGAACATTAAAGGAACTTCAGCGACAAAGGATGCTATAATATTTGCATGCAGCAATGACGTACCGTGTGAAGGCTTATATCTTAAAGACATTCAGCTTGTGTCACAATCTTCGGGGGTCACAAGTTCATTCTGTTGGAACGCTTGTGGGTCGAGTGCGGGTTTAGTTTTCCCCCCTGCTTGCTTCACATGCACTGATGGCTTAATTCAACAGTATGTCTCATCTAGCTACGCCTTAACCACTGAAGGCTTTATTCAACAGAATGTCTCATTTAACTATGCTTTTCAATCCTTTTGA
- the LOC123218635 gene encoding probable DNA replication complex GINS protein PSF1 yields MHGRLACRLVKELTTGEKGQLQPFNDDLLNEVTKECSENFVVLQSLIRKMQEEGLDFQTTRNADHYGALINHLSLIRNKRCLMAYVYNRAEMIQNLAWKVGLRLFELPEEIQEKLSHLEKEYFKRHSAALESYMSKIDLDLNVDMVPPKDPYIKVRVLDDVGEGIVVSDKAANFARHSMHFLKRTDAEPYISRGLMEELTG; encoded by the exons ATGCACGGAAGATTGGCGTGCCGTCTTGTAAAAGAACTAACGACCGGCGAAAAAGGTCAGCTTCAGCCTTTCAAT GACGACCTGTTAAACGAAGTAACCAAAGAGTGCAGTGAAAATTTTGTTGTGCTTCAGTCTTTGATAAG GAAAATGCAGGAAGAAGGATTGGATTTCCAAACAACAAGAAATGCGGATCATTATGGAGCACTCATCAACCACCTTTCTTTAATTCGGAACAAGCGCTGCTTAATGGCTTATGT GTACAATCGAGCAGAAATGATACAGAATTTAGCATGGAAAGTAGGGCTTAGGCTCTTTGAACTTCCAGAAGAAATTCAGGAGAAGCTCAGCCATTTGGAGAAGGAGTATTTTAAGAGGCATTCTGCTGCTTTGGAATCATACATGTCAAAAATAGATCTTGATTTGAATGTG GATATGGTGCCACCAAAAGACCCTTACATCAAGGTGAGGGTTCTTGATGATGTTGGTGAAGGAATAGTAGTAAGTGATAAGGCAGCCAATTTTGCTCGCCATTCAATGCACTTTCTTAAACGAACAGATGCGGAGCCATACATCTCACGG GGTCTGATGGAAGAGCTCACTGGATAA
- the LOC123218408 gene encoding uncharacterized protein LOC123218408, protein MQKPSKTNKVTANFFRPEEKPAAMNNNISSMPQPPPPPFHSSAAAEEKEDTSDLRPNNNYYDKGVRPQAVEMKPAAATSKLESKPSMDINESAEAFIKKFRKQLLIQRLESIENYEQMLARGL, encoded by the coding sequence ATGCAAAAACCATCCAAAACAAACAAAGTTACAGCCAACTTTTTCAGGCCAGAAGAGAAGCCAGCTGCAATGAACAATAATATTAGCTCCATGCCGCAGCCACCACCTCCTCCGTTTCACAGCTCCGCAGCAGcggaagagaaagaagatacAAGTGATTTGAGACCAAATAATAACTACTATGATAAAGGTGTGAGGCCCCAAGCTGTGGAGATGAAACCTGCAGCAGCGACGAGTAAGCTAGAGAGTAAGCCATCCATGGACATAAACGAAAGTGCAGAGGCATTCATCAAGAAGTTCAGGAAACAATTGTTGATTCAAAGGCTTGAATCCATTGAGAACTACGAGCAGATGCTGGCTAGAGGCCTGTGA
- the LOC123218338 gene encoding broad specificity amino-acid racemase RacX — MFDRSLSVSLHTLNYPSCILGFGNSHRSVYKTRLNPVLAMPPPSVFLTTDENGKFQEFNKSSGSNEASLGIDSLHNQAKTVGIIGGVSVKSTLNFLTKLVQLSGQENSIPLVLCSDPLLSKELVLYQRNSFPSVNGKNGCAQVDPTLIVENLRSKRIFLEKSGARCIIMPCHLSHTWHDQVSSGCSVPFLHVSECVAKELKEAKLKPLEAGSPLRIGVLATNAGFYQDKLQSEGFEVVLPDKATIEHTVIPAVDALNRKDMEGAQNLMRIALQVLLVRAVNTVILASDDMRDILPQDDPLLKKCINPLDILARSTIKWANSAERAT; from the exons ATGTTTGATAGAAGTTTGTCAGTATCTCTTCATACATTAAATTACCCATCCTGTATATTGGGTTTTGGAAATAGTCACAGAAGTGTGTATAAGACAAGGTTAAATCCAGTTCTAGCTATGCCTCCTCCATCAGTTTTCTTAACCACAgatgaaaatggaaaatttcaagaatttaaTAAGAGTTCTGGTTCAAATGAAGCTTCACTAGGCATCGATTCTTTGCATAATCAAGCTAAAACAGTTGGTATAATTGGAGGAGTATCAGTGAAGTctactttgaattttttgaccAAATTGGTCCAACTGAGTGGTCAAGAAAATAGCATTCCCTTGGTGCTCTGCTCTGATCCTCTGTTAAGTAAGGAGTTAGTGTTATATCAGAGGAACTCTTTTCCTTCTGTCAATGGAAAAAATGGATGTGCTCAAGTTGACCCTACCTTAATTGTTGAGAATTTGCGGAGTAAAAGGATTTTTCTTGAGAAATCAGGAGCTCGTTGCATCATAATGCCTTGTCATCTCTCTCATACTTGGCATGATCAGGTTTCTAGTGGATGTTCTGTTCCTTTCTTGCATGTAAGTGAGTGTGTTGCCAAGGAGCTGAAGGAAGCAAAACTCAAGCCTCTTGAAGCTGGGAGTCCCTTGAGGATTGGGGTGCTTGCCACAAATGCAGGGTTTTACCAGGACAAACTTCAGAGTGAG GGATTTGAAGTGGTGCTACCAGATAAAGCAACCATAGAACACACAGTTATCCCTGCAGTAGACGCTTTAAACAGAAAGGACATGGAAGGAGCCCAGAATTTGATGAGAATTGCCCTTCAGGTATTGTTGGTACGGGCAGTGAACACTGTCATCCTGGCATCAGATGATATGCGGGATATCTTGCCTCAAGATGATCCCCTTCTTAAGAAATGCATCAACCCACTGGATATACTTGCCAGGTCAACTATCAAGTGGGCAAATTCTGCTGAAAGAGCTACATAA
- the LOC123218286 gene encoding MAPK kinase substrate protein At1g80180-like has protein sequence MAGLQRSEVSFRRQGSSGLVWDDRFLSGELNKLNQKDEQASEPQLQGSGGGVGGHQEGEAQGQERVRDHNNNINMKDVKPARSVNTMERSRSNGGGRGYRTGRVSPAIEPPSPRVSACGFCSAFSKTSKKNQLKKSGKRRSR, from the coding sequence ATGGCGGGTTTACAGAGATCTGAGGTTTCGTTTCGCCGACAAGGATCTTCAGGGCTCGTATGGGACGATAGATTTTTATCGGGAGAGTTAAACAAACTGAATCAAAAAGATGAACAAGCTTCAGAGCCGCAGTTACAAGGCAGTGGCGGTGGCGTCGGTGGTCATCAAGAAGGAGAAGCTCAAGGCCAAGAGAGAGTACGCgaccataataataatattaatatgaaagACGTTAAACCGGCAAGATCAGTTAACACAATGGAAAGAAGCCGATCCAACGGTGGAGGACGAGGCTACCGAACCGGCAGAGTGTCTCCGGCAATAGAACCGCCGTCTCCGAGGGTGTCTGCATGTGGCTTCTGCAGCGCTTTCAGTAAAACGTCCAAGAAGAATCAGTTGAAAAAGTCAGGTAAGCGTAGATCACGATAG
- the LOC123218070 gene encoding peptide deformylase 1A, chloroplastic/mitochondrial → METIHRFSVRLLPLTLIHIKSASICIPTRIPISQPNFQTPASFTTTRKSHTSSTVRRAGWLLGMGDKKKVSLPEIVKAGDPVLHEPAREVDPEEIGSERIQKIVDDMIKAMRSAPGVGLAAPQIGIPLRIIVLEDTREYISYQPKEEIKAQDRHPFDLLVILNPKLKKKSNRTALFFEGCLSVDGYRAVVERYLDVEVTGMDRDGQPIKVDATGWQARILQHECDHLEGTLYVDKMVPKTFRITENLDLPLAVGCPKLGAL, encoded by the exons ATGGAAACAATCCACCGTTTCTCGGTACGTCTTCTTCCATTAACTCTGATACATATAAAGTCTGCTTCAATCTGTATCCCGACCCGGATACCCATCTCACAACCCAATTTTCAAACACCTGCCTCATTCACCACCACCCGAAAATCCCACACATCCTCTACGGTTAGAAGGGCGGGTTGGCTTCTGGGTATGGGAGATAAGAAGAAAGTAAGCTTACCCGAGATAGTAAAAGCGGGTGACCCTGTTTTGCATGAGCCGGCTCGCGAAGTTGACCCGGAAGAAATTGGGTCGGAGAGGATTCAGAAGATTGTTGATGATATGATTAAGGCTATGAGGTCGGCTCCTGGTGTTGGGCTTGCTGCTCCTCAGATCGGAATCCCATTAAGA ATTATAGTTTTAGAAGATACAAGAGAATATATTAGTTATCAACCTAAGGAAGAAATTAAAGCACAAGATAGACACCCTTTCGATCTTCTG GTGATTCTGAACCCAAAGCTTAAAAAGAAGAGCAACAGGACTGCATTATTTTTTGAGGGCTGTTTGAG TGTTGATGGATATAGAGCAGTTGTGGAGAGATATCTAGATGTTGAGGTTACAGGTATGGATCGCGATGGCCAGCCCATCAAAGTTGATGCTACAGGTTGGCAGGCACGGATTTTACAGCATGAGTGTGATCATCTAGAGGGAACCCTCTATGTCGATAAGATGGTACCGAAAACATTTAGAATTACAGAAAATTTGGACTTGCCTCTTGCCGTGGGATGCCCCAAACTTGGGGCTCTCTAG
- the LOC123219612 gene encoding probable polygalacturonase At1g80170 isoform X1: MEPGLPKFFPCSKCVRVVILVLVCFSLSFACTEGFDSLLELPRSGSNRTRPRSKRVLFVGDFGARGDGLYDDTEAFEIVWKLACSFSSRTRIVIPAGYTSLIHPIDFCGPCKSKVTLVISGTIIAPKDPDAWKGLNTRKWLYFHGVNHLTVEGGGTINGMGWEWWARSCKINPANPCRHAPTAVTFHKCKNLRVKNLRIVNSQQMHISFSSCLRVVTSLLKVIAPAMSPNTDGIHITASHRVQVKKCIVRTGDDCVSIVSNSSRIQIENIVCGPGHGISIGSLGKYNSCSQIQDVTVDGAFISNTENGLRIKTWQGGSGFAADIKFRNVLMKNVSNPIIIDQYYCDSSTPCANQTSAVKMDNISFENIKGTSATKDAIIFACSNDVPCEGLYLKDIQLVSQSSGVTSSFCWNACGSSAGLVFPPACFTCTDGLIQQYVSSSYALTTEGFIQQNVSFNYAFQSF, encoded by the exons ATGGAACCTGGACTTCCAAAGTTTTTTCCGTGTTCAAAATGTGTTAGAGTTGTCATTCTTGTGCTTGTATGTTTCTCTCTGAGTTTTGCGTGTACGGAAGGTTTTGACTCTTTGTTGGAGCTCCCACGTTCTGGCTCAAATAGAACCCGACCCAGATCGAAAAGGGTCCTTTTTGTTGGTGATTTTGGTGCTAGAGGAGATGGTCTCTATGATGATACTGAG gcttttgaaattgtttgGAAGCTAGCTTGTTCCTTTTCGTCGCGAACACGAATTGTAATTCCAGCTGGATATACTTCTCTGATCCATCCTATAGACTTCTGTGGGCCATGCAAATCAAAAGTCACTTTAGTG ATATCTGGTACAATCATTGCCCCCAAAGATCCTGATGCATGGAAGGGTTTAAATACTCGTAAATGGCTCTACTTTCATGGGGTGAACCACCTTACAGTAGAAGGAGGAGGGACAATCAATGGGATGGGATGGGAATGGTGGGCTAGATCGTGCAAGATCAACCCTGCTAAT CCATGTCGACATGCTCCAACG GCTGTTACTTTCCACAAGTGCAAGAATTTGAGAGTCAAGAATCTTAGAATTGTCAATAGCCAACAAATGCACATTTCGTTTAGTAGCTGTCTTCGGGTTGTGACTTCCCTACTCAAAGTGATAGCGCCTGCTATGAGCCCCAACACAGATGGAATCCACATTACGGCATCACATCGTGTTCAAGTCAAAAAGTGCATTGTAAGAACAG GAGATGACTGTGTCTCTATAGTCAGCAATTCTTCACGAATCCAAATAGAAAATATTGTCTGTGGACCAGGCCATGGCATAAG CATTGGAAGCTTGGGAAAATACAACTCATGTTCACAAATTCAAGATGTAACAGTTGATGGAGCATTTATTTCTAACACTGAGAATGGGTTGCGAATTAAAACATGGCAG GGAGGTAGTGGCTTTGCCGCTGACATTAAGTTCCGGAATGTGTTGATGAAAAACGTATCAAATCCAATTATAATAGACCAATACTATTGTGATTCTTCGACACCATGTGCAAACCAG ACTTCGGCTGTTAAGATGGATAACATATCCTTTGAGAACATTAAAGGAACTTCAGCGACAAAGGATGCTATAATATTTGCATGCAGCAATGACGTACCGTGTGAAGGCTTATATCTTAAAGACATTCAGCTTGTGTCACAATCTTCGGGGGTCACAAGTTCATTCTGTTGGAACGCTTGTGGGTCGAGTGCGGGTTTAGTTTTCCCCCCTGCTTGCTTCACATGCACTGATGGCTTAATTCAACAGTATGTCTCATCTAGCTACGCCTTAACCACTGAAGGCTTTATTCAACAGAATGTCTCATTTAACTATGCTTTTCAATCCTTTTGA
- the LOC123218951 gene encoding uncharacterized protein LOC123218951, translating to MASSKKLASCISSIASSFYFFLIFFQVPLFRVQCRNGICTTPIEVTASQSIANEVFPEYIIRTLLYPGAFANAILKGSTIPSYNKLLNLYHFTNLNNASVETDIQCLEILAGSYLSVAGALLGPLRAGKMSLFGTLITLWGLVKEVSSVQNPDGLSTRKVGYIYPTMLIAVLCAFLSIRRDLRKIIQCCRASRPIANSKH from the exons ATGGCTTCTTCCAAAAAACTGGCATCCTGCATTTCTTCCATTGCTTCttctttctatttctttctcattttcttccaaGTCCCTCTTTTCAG GGTGCAATGTAGAAATGGAATTTGCACAACACCTATAGAGGTGACAGCTTCTCAGTCAATTGCCAATGAAGTCTTCCCTGAATATATAATTAGGACTCTTCTTTATCCGGGGGCCTTTGCCAATGCTATCCTGAAGGGTTCAACCATTCCAAGCTACAACAAATTGCTCAACTTGTATCACTTCACCAATCTCAACAATGCCTCTGTTGAAACCGATATCCAGTGCCTTGAG ATTCTAGCGGGAAGCTACTTGTCTGTGGCAGGAGCCCTTTTAGGTCCTTTAAGGGCAGGGAAAATGAGCCTGTTCGGGACGCTTATTACATTATGGGGCCTTGTAAAAGAAGTGAGCAGTGTCCAAAACCCTGATGGCTTAAGCACCCGAAAAGTTGGTTATATCTACCCAACTATGTTAATAGCTGTGCTTTGTGCTTTCTTGTCTATAAGAAGagatttgagaaaaataattcagtGTTGCAGAGCTAGCAGGCCAATTGCAAACTCTAAGCATTGA